From Etheostoma spectabile isolate EspeVRDwgs_2016 chromosome 8, UIUC_Espe_1.0, whole genome shotgun sequence, a single genomic window includes:
- the ints14 gene encoding integrator complex subunit 14 encodes MPTVVLMDVSLSMTRPVSTDGSEEFQRKNLAVHGLNMLFEHMASNYRMEFTALMAFSSLWELLVPFTRDYNALQEALSNLEDYDKTCVESALSGVNNVVQQEWGSACPCQVVLVTDGSLGIGKGSLRHSLHTLKHRGDDKKFPLPFPFPTKLFIMSVANAEELQMTDAMDNLEELLRLSGGDGQIFTTEGPLCMKSVQAMFGRLIDHAYSPFHAVLHCGNLSSDVQVFPRPEPIVMDEEVEPMPRSVNTDLEIVGFIEIADISSPPVISRHLVLPINVNKEVDEVGTGATDELEEEPSASQMAGKSPNFCVLLHGSLKVEGMVALVQLGPEWYGMLYSQADSKKKSNLMMSLFEPGPDPLPWLGKITHLGPISEAADNPYGEDDSKSPFPLQPPVKRSYAQNVTVWIKASGLQTDVQKILRNARKLPDKTQTFYKELNRLRKAALAFGFWELLKGMADLLERECTLLPDSAHPDAAFQLSHAAQQLKLASTGDSQYAAFDHNIAPMHTDFSS; translated from the exons ATGCCTACCGTGGTCTTAATGGACGTGTCTCTGTCCATGACACGGCCAGTGTCGACGGATGGCAGCGAGGAGTTTCAGAGGAAGAACCTGGCTGTCCACGGACTAAATATGTTGTTTGAACACATGGCCTCAAACTACCGCATGGAGTTCACAGCACTGATGGCCTTTTCATCCCTTTGGGAGCTCTTGGTGCCTTTCACCAGAGATTACAATGCattacag gAGGCTCTCAGCAACCTGGAAGACTATGACAAGACCTGTGTTGAATCTGCTCTCAGTGGAGTTAATAACGTGGTACAACAGGAGTGGGGCAGTGCCTGTCCCTGTCAG GTGGTGCTGGTTACTGATGGATCTCTTGGTATTGGAAAGGGTTCGCTACGTCACTCCTTACACACACTGAAGCATCGGGGGGATGACAAGAAGTTCCCActccctttccctttccctACCAAACTGTTCATCATGTCTGTAGCCAATGCAGAGGAG TTACAGATGACTGATGCCATGGACAACTTGGAGGAACTGCTTCGTCTCAGTGGAGGCGATGGACAGATCTTCACTACGGAGGGTCCACTTTGCATGAAGAGTGTGCAAGCCATGTTTGG GAGGCTGATTGATCACGCATACTCTCCCTTCCATGCTGTCCTGCACTGTGGGAACTTATCCTCAGACGTTCAGGTGTTTCCTCGGCCTGAGCCTATTGTGATGGATGAAGAGGTGGAGCCCATGCCCCGATCAGTCAATACAG atttgGAAATTGTGGGCTTCATTGAAATTGCTGACATTTCCAGTCCTCCTGTTATTTCCAGACACTTGGTACTGCCTATTAATGTAAACAAAG AGGTGGATGAAGTTGGCACAGGAGCCACCGATGAGCTTGAGGAGGAACCTTCTGCCAGTCAAATGGCAGGCAAAAGTCCAAATTTCTGTGTACTTTTACATGGCAGTCTTAAAGTGGAGGGCATGGTGGCACTGGTCCAGCTGGG GCCAGAGTGGTACGGCATGCTGTATTCCCAAGCAGACAGCAAGAAGAAGTCTAACCTTATGATGTCTCTGTTTGAGCCTGGTCCAGACCCTCTGCCTTGGCTGGGCAAGATCACACATTTGGGACCGATATCAG AGGCTGCTGATAATCCTTATGGAGAGGATGACAGTAAAAGTCCTTTCCCTCTGCAGCCCCCAGTCAAACGAAGCTATGCCCAGAATGTCACTGTGTGGATTAAGGCCAGTGGACTACAG ACTGATGTGCAGAAGATCCTGAGGAATGCAAGGAAATTGCCCGATAAAACTCAAACCTTCTACAAG GAGCTAAACCGTCTTCGGAAGGCTGCGTTGGCTTTCGGTTTCTGGGAGCTCCTGAAGGGAATGGCCGACCTGCTGGAGAGAGAGTGCACCCTGCTGCCAGACTCGGCCCATCCAGATGCAGCTTTCCAGCTCTCCCATGCTGCACAGCAACTCAAACTGGCCAGCACTGGTGACTCCCAGTATGCTGCTTTTGATCACAACATTGCTCCCATGCACACTGACTTCTCCAGCTGA
- the hacd3 gene encoding very-long-chain (3R)-3-hydroxyacyl-CoA dehydratase, whose amino-acid sequence MPLTPLVYWAQRHEDIYLRVELTDAQNIGVNVNDNVLQFRAQGHGAKGQNEYEFSLEFLLPVKSEVSHKSTQRQVNITVRKEQRGWWERLTLQERKPVFLAPDFDRWLDESDAEMEIREKEEKRNMLKASRHKEEGFVSLKTGFLFVYNLVQFLGFSWIFVNMTVRLFIFGQDFLYDTFHTISDVMFFCQILAAVEVLNAAFGVVQTGVIPTFIQVVGRNFILFIIFGSLEEMHNQPVVFFVFYLWSTIEIFRYPFYMLGCLNTEWKALTWLRYTIWIPLYPLGVLAEAVAVIQSIPIFDKTKLFSIPLPKAVGTSISFSYVLHIYLVLMFLGLFINFRHLYKQRKRRFRTKKRKAN is encoded by the exons ATGCCACTCACACCTCTCGTTTACTGGGCTCAACGCCATGAAGATATTTACCTGCGAGTGGAACTGACAGACGCCCAG aatatTGGTGTCAATGTGAACGACAACGTGCTTCAGTTTAGAG CCCAGGGCCATGGTGCAAAAGGACAAAATGAATATGAGTTCAGCTTGGAGTTTCTTTTACCAGTAAAGTCAGAG GTGAGCCACAAGTCCACTCAGCGTCAGGTGAATATTACAGTGCGGAAAGAGCAGCGAGGCTGGTGGGAAAGACTGACGCTACAGGAGCGCAAACCAGTCTTCCTAGCACCGGACTTTGACCGTTGGCTGGACGAGTCAGATGCTGAGATGGAGATCCGGGAAAAG gaggagaaaaggaaCATGCTGAAGGCATCAAGGCATAAAGAGGAAG GTTTTGTCAGCTTGAAAACaggatttttatttgtatacaaCCTGGTGCAGTTTCTTGGTTTTTCATGGATCTTTGTCAACATGACCGTGCGGCTCTTTATCTTTGGCCAAG ATTTTCTCTACGACACATTTCACACCATATCGGATGTGATGTTCTTCTGCCAGATCCTGGCAGCAGTAGAGGTCCTCAATGCTGCTTTCGGTGTCGTCCAGACAGGTGTTATTCCAACTTTTATACAG GTGGTTGGAAGGAATTTTATCCTCTTCATAATTTTTGGTAGTTTGGAAGAAATGCATAACCAGCCAGTTGTGTTCTTCGTTTTCTATCTGTGGAGCACCATTGAGATTTTTAG GTATCCATTTTACATGCTGGGCTGTTTAAATACAGAGTGGAAAGCGCTCACTTGGCTGCGGTACACAATCTGGATACCACTGTATCCATTAGGTGTTCTAGCTGAAG CTGTTGCTGTGATACAATCCATTCCCATCTTTGACAAGACCAAACTCTTCAGCATTCCTCTGCCAAAAGCTGTCGGTACCTCCATCAGCTTCTCATACGTCCTTCACATCTATCTTGTACTCATGTTTCTGG gactttttatcaACTTTCGTCATCTTTACAAGCAAAGGAAAAGGCGTTTCCGTACCAAGAAGAGGAAGGCAAATTGA